GTCGCTGCCGTGGCCGCGCTCGCGGGCTGCGGCAAGAAGGAGGAAGCTCCCACCACCACCGCCCAGGCGCCTGCGCCGGCCGCGTCGGCGGCCGCGCCTGCCAAAGCCGAGAAGCTCAAGATCGCCTTCGCCTACATCGGCCCGGTGGGCGACGGCGGCTGGACCTTCGCGCACGACAACGGCCGCAAGGCGGTCGAGAAGGAATTCGGCGACAAGGTCGTCACCAGCTTCACCGAGAGCGTGCCCGAGGGCCCGGACGCCGAGCGCGTCATCCGCGACATGGTGGGGCAGGGCAACAAGCTGATCTTCGGCACCACCTTCGGCTACATGGACTACATGCTGAAGGTCGCCGGCGACGCCAAGGACGTGAAGTTCGAGCACTCCACCGGCTACAAGACCGCGGAGAACCTGCGCACCTACGACAGCCGCACCTACGAAGGAGCCTACATGGCAGGCGTGATCGCCGGCGGCATGACCAAGACCAACGTGCTGGGCGTCGTCGGCTCGGTGCCCATCCCGGAGGTGGTGCGCAACATCAACAGCTTCACGCTGGGCGCGCAGTCGGTGAACCCGAAGATCAAGACCAAGGTGGTGTGGGTCAACAAGTGGTTCGACCCGCCCAAGGAGACCGAGGCCGCGCAGTCGCTGCTCAACGGCGGCGCCGACGTGCTGATGCAGAACACCGACTCCAAGGCGGTGCTGCAGACGGCCGAGAAGGCCGGCAAGTACGCCTTCGGCTGGGACAGCGACATGACCGCCTACGGCCCGAAGGCGCACCTCGCGTCGGCCGTCATCAACTGGGCCCCGTACTACATCAAGGCCACGCGCGACGCGCTCGAAGGCACCTGGAAGACCGGCCAGGCGTGGTGGGGCGTCAAGGAAGGCGCGATCGACCTCGTGTCGATCTCCGACCAGGTCCCGGCCGACCTGAAGACCAAGGTCCAGGGCGTCAAGGCCGGCCTGAAGGATGGCAGCTACGTCATCTGGAAGGGCCCCATCGTCGACAACACCGGCAAGGAAGTGCTGAAGAAGGACGAGGCCGCCGACGACAAGTTCCTGGGCGGCATCAACTTCTTCGTCAAGGGCGTCGAAGGCAAGGTGCCGGGCGGGGACAAGAAGTAGACGCTGCCGGATCGACCACGGCAGGGCCGCAGGGGATGAAGTCCTTCTCTGCGGCCCTTTGCGTTTTCGGCGTCGATGCGCATCGACGGGAATGACGCTTTCCGCAGCACTCCACCGACGGTGAAGGAACACCACATGAACCTCGACGCCATCCCCCGCGAGCGCCTGCCGGGCCTGCTGCGCGCCATGCCCAAGGCCGAGCTGCACATCCACATCGAAGGCTCGCTGGAGCCGGAGCTGATCTTTGCGCTCGCGCAGCGCAACGGCGTCGCGCTGGCCTACCCGAGCGTCGAGGCGCTGCGCGCCGCGTACGCCTTCACCGACCTGCAGAGCTTCCTCGACATCTACTACGCGGGCGCGAGCGTGCTGCTGAAGGCGCAGGACTTCGAGGACATGGCGATGGCCTACTTCCG
The Piscinibacter sp. XHJ-5 DNA segment above includes these coding regions:
- a CDS encoding BMP family ABC transporter substrate-binding protein, with protein sequence MTCSKLTAWAAVAAVAALAGCGKKEEAPTTTAQAPAPAASAAAPAKAEKLKIAFAYIGPVGDGGWTFAHDNGRKAVEKEFGDKVVTSFTESVPEGPDAERVIRDMVGQGNKLIFGTTFGYMDYMLKVAGDAKDVKFEHSTGYKTAENLRTYDSRTYEGAYMAGVIAGGMTKTNVLGVVGSVPIPEVVRNINSFTLGAQSVNPKIKTKVVWVNKWFDPPKETEAAQSLLNGGADVLMQNTDSKAVLQTAEKAGKYAFGWDSDMTAYGPKAHLASAVINWAPYYIKATRDALEGTWKTGQAWWGVKEGAIDLVSISDQVPADLKTKVQGVKAGLKDGSYVIWKGPIVDNTGKEVLKKDEAADDKFLGGINFFVKGVEGKVPGGDKK